One stretch of Estrella lausannensis DNA includes these proteins:
- a CDS encoding flavodoxin family protein — translation MNSKPLIILGSSRKDGHTAKAIDTITGTSPLPFVDLSSLNMTYFDYDFENRADDFIPLMEKVVEHNPLILATPVYWYTMSAVMKTFLDRWSDLLTFRKDLGKKLKGKDLYLITSFGTSMPKGFEEPFIQTADYMGMHFRGCFYFYSGKDPDLMKENERRVKEFKALLKKNGVLSS, via the coding sequence ATGAACAGTAAGCCACTTATCATCTTAGGAAGCTCAAGGAAGGATGGCCACACCGCCAAAGCAATCGACACGATAACCGGCACGTCTCCCCTTCCCTTTGTTGACCTCAGCTCCCTCAACATGACGTATTTCGATTATGATTTTGAAAACAGAGCTGACGACTTTATCCCCCTGATGGAAAAGGTCGTCGAGCACAATCCCCTGATCTTGGCGACGCCGGTTTACTGGTACACAATGAGCGCCGTCATGAAAACGTTCCTCGACCGCTGGAGCGATCTCCTGACGTTCAGAAAAGACTTGGGCAAGAAGCTTAAAGGAAAAGACCTCTACTTAATCACTTCTTTCGGTACCAGCATGCCCAAAGGATTTGAAGAGCCCTTCATTCAAACCGCCGACTATATGGGTATGCACTTCCGCGGCTGCTTTTACTTCTACAGCGGCAAAGACCCGGATCTCATGAAGGAAAATGAAAGGCGTGTTAAAGAGTTCAAAGCCCTTCTGAAAAAAAATGGCGTCCTTTCTTCCTAG
- a CDS encoding acyl-CoA thioesterase, whose amino-acid sequence MDQYVKEIQVRWSDFDPNLHATHWAYYQYGALSRVDFLKERGLTLEYMHKEGFGPVLFREESVFKREIRPGERIFVALFLKKAKRDFSRWTLEHPITKEDGTLAAVVTVDGAMIDRSKRKVIIPPPFVVEVFSQMPKSESFEWID is encoded by the coding sequence ATGGATCAGTATGTGAAAGAGATACAGGTGCGGTGGTCAGATTTTGATCCTAATCTTCACGCTACCCATTGGGCTTATTATCAATACGGAGCCCTCTCGCGCGTTGATTTTTTGAAGGAGAGGGGACTGACGCTGGAATACATGCACAAAGAAGGGTTTGGTCCCGTACTCTTTCGGGAAGAGAGCGTTTTTAAAAGGGAAATCCGGCCCGGCGAGCGTATTTTTGTGGCTTTGTTCCTTAAGAAGGCAAAGCGGGATTTTTCCCGCTGGACTCTGGAGCATCCCATTACCAAAGAGGACGGCACCTTGGCAGCAGTTGTGACAGTCGATGGAGCGATGATTGACCGCAGTAAGCGGAAAGTGATCATCCCACCTCCCTTTGTTGTCGAAGTGTTTTCACAGATGCCGAAATCCGAATCCTTCGAATGGATAGACTAG
- a CDS encoding MC/SLC25 family protein, which translates to MSTQINEKQSVKPFWQDLFAGGLSGVATVGLLQPMIYYKNMSQARSIESQSTTLAGKMWTFSPRALYRGAGGFAASFAPTIALQTVANSVFANWMNPLAAAALAGAASSIVVNPAELIMIQQQKTGKSFLQTMKILVKTAGPQVFFRGLVYTAGREVAFTGAYLGLTPYMKERFKQMGAAPGPAHMAAALVWLPP; encoded by the coding sequence ATGTCTACACAAATCAATGAAAAACAAAGCGTAAAACCGTTCTGGCAAGATTTATTTGCGGGGGGACTCTCAGGGGTGGCTACAGTGGGTTTGCTGCAGCCCATGATCTATTACAAGAACATGTCGCAGGCAAGATCGATTGAATCGCAATCAACAACTCTCGCAGGAAAAATGTGGACGTTCAGCCCGCGGGCTTTGTATCGCGGTGCTGGGGGCTTCGCGGCGAGTTTTGCCCCGACAATCGCCCTGCAGACCGTCGCGAATAGTGTCTTCGCAAACTGGATGAATCCTCTTGCGGCAGCAGCCTTGGCCGGAGCGGCCTCCAGCATCGTCGTCAACCCGGCGGAGCTGATCATGATTCAGCAGCAAAAAACAGGGAAATCTTTTCTCCAGACGATGAAGATCTTGGTTAAAACCGCAGGGCCTCAGGTTTTTTTCCGCGGGCTTGTTTATACAGCGGGCCGAGAAGTTGCGTTTACGGGGGCTTATCTCGGTTTGACCCCCTATATGAAGGAGCGCTTTAAGCAAATGGGGGCCGCACCCGGTCCGGCACATATGGCTGCCGCCCTGGTGTGGCTGCCGCCATGA
- a CDS encoding MATE family efflux transporter produces the protein MKPSYQLTKHPLGSIREFWAMSWPLMIGLMSSTLMMFADRLFLSRFDPMALNAAASGGIAYYMFLVMPMGVAAISEVLVGRLHGENSCARAGSSVWQFIHMALLSLPVFLLISWAAPGLIFFGSGNTEYETAYFSTLMLFGPAQLIQISLAGFFIAIGSVRIVTITALIGNAINIILDWLLIFGAGSIPALGVEGASLATGIAQSCQVLLLLLVFLSSGYRKEYGTASIGISRGVMKEGLSIGMPSGLGHLMEVICHFLFFRMIMSVSQEQMSLVAMVQSFYVLSSFIIEAESKAAGAIASNLLGGKAYSYLGKVLKSAFSLHTLFSSGLMLIAILFPGALLKLFLAEENVASFTRSGFDASFTTALFYMSLFFLLDGLSWILIGFIQAAGDTRYIFYVSASVHWIAYILPTAWLIYLGKGGADVAWMIIASMSFFTFSLYFIRYWRGSYLKAYQASV, from the coding sequence ATGAAACCTTCATATCAACTGACAAAACATCCCCTGGGATCGATCAGAGAATTTTGGGCTATGTCATGGCCGCTGATGATCGGCCTGATGTCCTCAACGCTGATGATGTTTGCAGACCGCCTTTTCCTCTCCCGATTCGATCCGATGGCACTGAATGCTGCCGCGAGCGGAGGTATTGCCTACTATATGTTCTTAGTGATGCCGATGGGCGTCGCAGCCATTTCAGAGGTCTTGGTAGGTAGGCTGCATGGCGAAAACTCCTGTGCCCGTGCCGGAAGTTCTGTTTGGCAGTTTATCCACATGGCGCTTCTCTCCCTCCCGGTTTTTCTCTTGATCAGCTGGGCGGCCCCTGGGTTGATTTTTTTCGGGAGCGGCAACACCGAGTACGAGACGGCCTATTTCAGCACGCTTATGCTCTTCGGTCCCGCGCAATTGATACAGATTTCTCTGGCGGGTTTCTTTATTGCCATTGGCAGTGTCCGTATCGTGACCATAACCGCCCTGATTGGCAATGCCATCAATATTATTCTCGATTGGCTGCTTATTTTTGGAGCGGGCAGTATTCCCGCACTGGGTGTGGAGGGAGCGAGTCTTGCCACGGGGATTGCACAATCATGCCAAGTTCTGCTCCTCTTGCTTGTCTTTTTAAGTTCCGGCTACCGCAAGGAATATGGCACAGCCTCAATCGGCATCAGCAGAGGGGTGATGAAAGAGGGACTGTCGATCGGTATGCCGTCGGGTCTTGGACATCTGATGGAAGTGATTTGCCATTTTTTGTTCTTCCGGATGATTATGTCGGTGTCTCAAGAGCAGATGAGCCTTGTCGCCATGGTGCAAAGCTTTTATGTACTGAGTTCGTTCATTATCGAGGCAGAGTCTAAAGCTGCGGGGGCTATCGCCTCCAATTTACTCGGAGGAAAGGCTTACAGTTATCTTGGGAAGGTTCTGAAGTCAGCATTCTCCCTGCATACCCTCTTTTCGTCGGGCTTAATGTTGATTGCTATACTATTTCCAGGCGCCCTATTGAAATTGTTCCTGGCTGAAGAGAACGTGGCATCGTTTACCAGAAGCGGCTTTGACGCTTCCTTCACAACAGCGCTGTTTTACATGTCCCTCTTTTTCCTGCTGGACGGACTCAGCTGGATTCTGATCGGCTTTATTCAGGCAGCCGGTGATACACGCTACATCTTTTACGTCAGTGCCTCCGTGCACTGGATCGCCTATATACTGCCGACAGCCTGGTTGATTTATCTAGGGAAGGGAGGCGCCGATGTGGCGTGGATGATCATTGCTTCGATGAGCTTTTTTACCTTCTCCCTCTATTTTATCCGCTACTGGAGAGGGTCTTACTTAAAGGCATATCAAGCATCCGTATAG
- a CDS encoding GntR family transcriptional regulator, whose product MILSHQCFDTLLNLILTAELKPGEKLKVLPLSKKLRVGPTPVREALSRLAETGLVEATDNKGFRVSAISESDMLDLYATYIDLETLAITKAIERGDKNWEATIVAALYRLKEAEEGVLIDESNYLEWTELNRVFHEALVSGCGSKTLMEIRAFLFKKFERYWNVAFGGKVSKFQVNHTEHSGLADACLKRDKARAASMIRQHVETGLKRIMAELKEKKMI is encoded by the coding sequence ATGATCTTATCGCATCAGTGTTTCGATACATTGCTGAATTTAATTTTGACGGCCGAGCTGAAGCCGGGCGAAAAGTTAAAAGTGCTGCCGCTCTCAAAAAAGTTGAGGGTGGGCCCGACTCCGGTGCGCGAGGCGCTATCGAGACTCGCTGAAACAGGTCTTGTCGAAGCGACAGACAATAAGGGGTTCCGTGTCTCCGCAATCAGCGAAAGTGACATGCTTGATCTCTATGCCACCTATATCGACCTTGAAACTCTTGCGATTACCAAGGCGATAGAGAGAGGGGATAAGAACTGGGAGGCGACGATCGTTGCCGCGCTCTACCGCCTTAAAGAAGCTGAAGAGGGGGTTTTGATTGATGAGAGCAACTACCTTGAGTGGACAGAGCTTAACAGGGTTTTTCATGAAGCACTGGTGAGTGGCTGCGGGTCTAAGACTCTGATGGAGATTCGAGCGTTCCTTTTCAAGAAGTTCGAAAGGTACTGGAATGTTGCTTTTGGTGGGAAGGTATCTAAATTTCAAGTGAACCATACCGAGCATTCCGGTCTGGCTGATGCTTGTTTAAAGCGCGATAAGGCCCGCGCTGCATCCATGATTAGGCAGCATGTGGAAACAGGCTTAAAAAGAATAATGGCAGAACTTAAAGAAAAGAAGATGATTTAA